The following proteins come from a genomic window of Haloactinomyces albus:
- a CDS encoding Tn3 family transposase, which translates to MASIDRTAYPRFKRVVSARELAEAFTPTADEVEWARSKTATEQHFLALVVLLKCYQRLGYFSKLADVPPAVVDHVRGKLELDEAVEAAHESDRTLWRHRDFVRTRLGVKYTPATVRAVADAAIRKVVQSKNNPADLINVALDELVRQSCELPGYTTLDAMAASIRAEVNGGMFTAVADRPGRMQRTRLERLLWVDPASRRSEFDRLKDSAQAATLGKFKQRLAYLAWLDGLGPTEQWLEGIPPGKIAHFAGEARVTDAADMCKVLNDDKRLTLLISLVHECRTAARDEVVTMFCKRMAALHKKGRERLEEIQTANRAETERLIGVFGEVLAAAREATTPAATSVSTPELAAGSVAGIEGPGLDAGSGVGGVQGGVEERAGRLVLKTLADAGGIDELATAAEAVSAYHGNNYLPLLERFYRSHRPVLFTLVDAIELEATSADRSVLDAVEFIRANRDRRSDWLPETITVGTDGQPTTLTVNVDAFASDAWEKVLRDRQRPGMLARRHLEICVFSYLAAELRSGDIAVAGSDSYANLHAQLMSWDECAPLAADFCAQAGIPTEATELVAHYRHELTRTAAAVDAGYPANTDLVLDGDRPVLKRRKGADRRSSAVALEAAIHQRLPERSLLDILTRTAYLTGWHRHFGPTSGSDPKVRDTLGRYVTTTYAYGTNLGPAEVARHMRGRVSAHEIYTAGNKHSDPSKVYRGSMDVINEFAKLDVAGIWGDGQVVAVDGSQVDTWENNLLAESHIRYGGYGGIAMRHVADSYIALFSHFIPCGVWGAIYIIEGLLNNDSDIQPEAIHADTQGQSLPVFGLAALLGFELLPRIRNWHDLIFYRPDPRTRYQHIDALFGDNAIDWDLIERHWTDLLRTAISIRESRVSSVTLLRRLGNHSRKNRLYRAFRELGRVIMTITLLRFLSEPELREQITAITNKAEAFHGYAEWLMVGGKLIGHNDPDHQELVVKFNELMANCAIYSTALDITDVTNALAAEGHPVDHDDLATITPTSPTPSAASATWCSISTHPTRFRSPDWTWNPAPCSPAAPPPDGPDGVGVVVGIVERLVGTGPVGVHACSLALEKAPGAPAVHRGLRGMVLLSSLRTAPSHGEVGATLAG; encoded by the coding sequence TTGGCGTCGATTGATCGGACCGCGTATCCGCGGTTCAAGCGGGTGGTGTCAGCGCGGGAGCTGGCGGAGGCGTTCACCCCCACCGCGGACGAGGTCGAGTGGGCTCGGTCGAAGACCGCGACCGAGCAGCATTTCTTGGCGCTGGTGGTGCTGCTGAAGTGCTATCAGCGGCTGGGGTACTTCTCGAAGCTGGCCGACGTGCCGCCCGCGGTGGTCGACCATGTGCGCGGCAAGCTAGAGCTGGACGAGGCCGTGGAGGCGGCGCATGAGTCGGACCGGACGCTGTGGCGGCACCGGGACTTCGTGCGCACACGGTTGGGCGTGAAGTACACGCCGGCCACGGTGCGGGCGGTGGCCGATGCGGCGATCCGCAAGGTCGTGCAGTCCAAGAACAACCCGGCGGATTTGATCAACGTGGCGTTGGACGAGCTGGTGCGCCAGAGCTGTGAGCTGCCCGGCTACACCACGCTGGACGCGATGGCCGCCTCGATCCGCGCCGAGGTCAACGGCGGTATGTTCACTGCGGTGGCGGACCGGCCGGGCCGGATGCAGCGGACACGGCTGGAGCGGCTGCTGTGGGTTGACCCGGCGAGCAGGCGCAGCGAGTTCGACCGGCTGAAAGATTCGGCGCAGGCCGCGACGCTGGGCAAGTTCAAGCAGCGTCTGGCGTACCTGGCCTGGCTGGACGGGTTGGGGCCGACCGAGCAGTGGCTGGAAGGCATCCCGCCGGGCAAGATCGCGCACTTCGCGGGCGAGGCGCGGGTGACCGACGCCGCGGACATGTGCAAGGTTCTCAACGATGACAAGCGGCTGACGCTGCTGATCAGCCTCGTGCACGAGTGCCGGACCGCGGCGCGGGACGAGGTGGTGACCATGTTCTGCAAGCGCATGGCCGCTTTGCACAAGAAGGGCCGGGAGCGGTTGGAGGAGATCCAGACCGCCAACCGAGCAGAGACCGAGCGACTGATCGGTGTGTTCGGCGAGGTGCTGGCCGCCGCCCGCGAAGCGACCACCCCCGCTGCCACCTCGGTGTCGACGCCTGAGTTGGCGGCCGGGTCGGTAGCGGGCATCGAAGGGCCTGGTCTTGACGCTGGTTCCGGCGTCGGCGGTGTTCAGGGTGGTGTGGAGGAGCGGGCGGGTCGGCTGGTGCTCAAGACGCTGGCCGACGCGGGCGGGATCGATGAGCTGGCCACCGCCGCCGAGGCGGTGTCGGCGTATCACGGCAACAACTACCTGCCGCTGCTGGAGCGGTTCTACCGCTCGCACCGGCCGGTGCTGTTCACGCTGGTCGACGCGATCGAGCTGGAGGCGACCAGCGCGGACCGCAGCGTGTTGGACGCGGTGGAGTTCATCCGCGCCAACCGGGATCGGCGCAGCGACTGGCTACCGGAGACGATCACGGTCGGGACCGATGGCCAGCCCACTACGCTCACCGTGAACGTGGATGCCTTCGCCAGCGACGCCTGGGAGAAGGTACTGCGGGACCGGCAGCGGCCGGGAATGCTGGCCCGTCGGCACCTGGAGATCTGTGTGTTCTCCTATCTGGCCGCTGAACTGCGGTCCGGTGACATCGCGGTGGCCGGTTCGGACTCCTACGCCAACCTGCACGCCCAACTCATGAGCTGGGACGAGTGCGCGCCGCTGGCCGCGGACTTCTGCGCCCAGGCCGGTATCCCCACCGAGGCGACCGAGCTGGTGGCGCACTACCGGCATGAGCTGACGCGCACCGCCGCGGCCGTCGACGCCGGCTACCCGGCGAACACCGACCTGGTGCTGGACGGCGACCGCCCGGTGCTCAAGCGCCGTAAGGGCGCCGACCGGCGGTCCTCGGCGGTCGCGTTGGAGGCAGCGATCCACCAGCGGCTGCCGGAGCGCAGCTTGTTGGACATCCTCACCCGCACTGCTTACCTGACCGGCTGGCACCGTCATTTCGGGCCGACCTCGGGGTCGGACCCGAAGGTCCGCGACACCCTGGGCCGCTACGTGACCACGACCTACGCCTACGGCACCAACCTCGGCCCGGCCGAGGTCGCCCGGCACATGCGCGGCAGAGTCTCCGCCCACGAGATCTACACCGCCGGTAACAAGCACTCCGACCCGAGCAAGGTGTATCGGGGCTCGATGGACGTGATCAACGAGTTCGCCAAGCTGGACGTGGCCGGGATCTGGGGTGACGGCCAGGTGGTCGCGGTCGACGGATCCCAGGTAGACACCTGGGAAAACAACCTGCTCGCCGAGTCCCACATCCGCTACGGCGGCTACGGCGGGATCGCGATGCGGCACGTGGCCGACTCCTACATCGCCCTGTTCTCCCACTTCATCCCCTGCGGGGTGTGGGGAGCCATCTACATCATCGAAGGGCTGCTCAACAACGACTCCGACATACAGCCCGAGGCCATCCACGCCGACACGCAGGGCCAGTCGCTGCCTGTCTTCGGACTCGCCGCGCTGCTGGGCTTCGAGCTGCTGCCGCGCATCCGCAACTGGCACGACCTGATCTTCTACCGGCCCGATCCGCGCACCCGTTACCAGCACATCGACGCGCTGTTCGGCGACAACGCCATTGACTGGGACCTGATCGAGCGGCACTGGACCGACCTGCTGCGCACCGCGATCTCCATCCGCGAAAGCCGCGTGTCCTCGGTGACGCTGCTGCGCCGGCTCGGCAACCACTCTCGCAAGAACCGGCTCTATCGGGCGTTTCGGGAACTGGGCCGGGTGATCATGACGATTACGCTGCTCCGGTTCCTGTCGGAACCAGAGCTGCGGGAGCAGATCACCGCGATCACCAACAAGGCCGAGGCGTTCCACGGCTACGCCGAGTGGCTGATGGTCGGCGGGAAGCTCATCGGCCACAACGACCCCGACCATCAGGAACTGGTAGTCAAGTTCAACGAGCTCATGGCCAACTGCGCGATCTACTCCACCGCGCTGGACATCACCGACGTCACCAACGCCCTGGCCGCCGAGGGACACCCGGTCGACCACGACGACCTGGCCACCATCACCCCTACATCACCTACACCCTCCGCCGCCTCGGCGACCTGGTGCTCGATCTCGACCCACCCGACGCGGTTCCGGTCACCCGACTGGACCTGGAACCCCGCGCCCTGTTCCCCGGCGGCCCCGCCGCCTGACGGTCCTGATGGTGTAGGCGTGGTAGTCGGGATCGTCGAACGTCTCGTTGGCACCGGGCCGGTCGGGGTTCATGCCTGCTCCTTGGCCCTCGAAAAGGCCCCCGGTGCACCAGCGGTGCACCGGGGGCTGCGAGGGATGGTCTTGCTCAGTTCACTGCGGACCGCACCGAGCCATGGGGAGGTGGGTGCGACACTCGCTGGGTAA